The proteins below are encoded in one region of Pomacea canaliculata isolate SZHN2017 linkage group LG7, ASM307304v1, whole genome shotgun sequence:
- the LOC112568106 gene encoding 26S proteasome non-ATPase regulatory subunit 9-like codes for MITSKMASEHMKVLIQKKDAIESEIKEMSDVLESQKGVGMKGPLVDAEGYPRADIDIFSVRHARHRIACLQTDHTNVMKEIEEELHRIHLQVRQQRGHEEMPMEVSPAVSPSNQAQPFARIDRVDATSPAAVGGLEVGDEIVQFGSVSAENFRNLQQIGEVVQHSVGRPIRIQVLRNNQPLAVSITPGPWSGRGNLGCNIIAIKR; via the exons ATGATAACGTCCAAAATGGCGTCAGAACATATGAAGGTTTTGATACAGAAGAAAGATGCTattgaaagtgaaataaaagagaTGAGCGATGTTCTTGAATCT CAAAAGGGTGTGGGGATGAAAGGACCTCTTGTGGATGCTGAAGGTTATCCAAGAGCAGACATAGACATCTTTAGTGTCCGCCATGCACGTCACAGAATTGCAT GCCTGCAAACTGATCACACAAACGTGATGAAGGAGATAGAGGAGGAGCTGCATCGCATTCACCTCCAGGTCCGACAACAGAGAGGCCATGAGGAGATGCCAATGGAGGTGTCCCCAGCTGTGTCGCCAAGCAACCAGGCCCAACCCTTTGCCAGAATAGACAGAGTTGATGCTACTTCTCCAGCAGCTGTCGGG GGTCTGGAAGTGGGAGATGAAATAGTACAGTTTGGCTCTGTGTCAGCTGAAAATTTCAGGAATCTACAGCAGATTGGGGAAGTGGTACAGCATAGTGTTGGT CGCCCAATACGTATTCAAGTACTAAGAAATAATCAACCACTTGCTGTCAGCATAACACCAGGACCATGGAGTGGGCGAGGCAATCTGGG GTGCAACATAATTGCTATCAAGAGATGA